aaatggccgaccgtgttagttcgcacagttaaaggaaaaccacgcaatttcgaggcaaacttgtgcggatcattgtattctacttttaaaacatctttctaaccatatgcattttataacaaacggttacaaacgctttttatagaccaactcgtcgatccaaggcaacgtgttcctttaaagacaaatGAGTATCAACATTTGAGACCAGTGGCTTCACAACTGACTGTCCATAACTCTTTGGCGATCTCGTCATCTTGAGCAAATGGCGACGGTTCATACTCCGCGCAGTTATCAAAGTACTTCCCGGAGAGTTCAGCCACCGATTCATCCAGAGCGCAATGGAGCGTAGTCTGCGCTCCAGCTGTCTCGTCGATAAATACCATCCTGTATAcattgtaaaagtaaaaaatgtgtAGTGATAAGTTTATGGTTCAAGAAAGAATTGAAGAATCCGTTAAATTCTACAAAGAAATACGATGTAGCCAGCAACTTTCTGTTTCATGTAAGAAACTACCTTTAAATtcttaacaataacacttaccaCATTAATGGAGAAAACACATAGTACAATGCACCCTGTATAGGCGATAAGTTGCCCATGGTAGTTTTCCAAATCGGTGTATAAATTGCCCCTGGGTGGTTGGAGGTGGAAATCAGCCCACTAGCCTTCTCTCGTCTCGCCAACTCTCGGGCGAAGAGGACATTTGCGAGTTTGCTAATATCGTAGTCCTTAAGGTGTGGATACAGGAAGCTCGCTACATTCGGGTCTTCTCGGGTCATGTTCGGCTCTGGGGCAAAGCCTTGAGCCATGGAAGATACAGTAACGACCCGCTTGAGGGCGCTTTTCTTCAGCAAGTCCAGGAGGAGATTTGTGAGAAGAAAGTGACCGAAGTGGTTGGTGccgaagacaaaatcaaaattttccTTGGTAACAGCGCCTGCTTTCATGGCAGCAACACCTGGaaccagaaaacaaaaaagcagaTGCATATTATTTAAAAGGGTATTAATTTAACAATACAAAAGAAGGGGATTATGAGCAACTGGAGATGTACACCCACTAGTGTGGTctagaacaattttaaattaaacaaactttGTCGACAGTAATATTTAGAAGTTGCCGACATTGTTTCAAGTACCACTGTGCCTACCTGCATTATTAATTAGTATATCTAGTCTGTCTTCTGTTTCAATGATCTGTTGGGCGAACTCTCGGACCGACTGCAAGCTGGACAGATCGAGATGACGGACCACAACCTCCGAGTTACCCGTACTACTCTTGATGTCCTTCGCTACGTCTTCGGCCTTCTGTAGATTGCGGCAGGCGAGGATGACCCGAGCTCCTCGCCGAGCCAAGTCCAAAGCTGTCGTCTTACCGATGCCAGAGTTACCTCCTTTTGAAAGAAGCGGGGAAACAGGGagagagaaacaaacaaacaatcaaaacataTTAAAGTAAAATTTTCAAGTCGATCATATTGATCAATTTTGGCTTAAGTCGATCAataattaacaaaacatttaaacaatgtAACTTACCAACGCAATGGCACCTCACTCGATACATATGGATGGTATGGAGATTCTGTTCCCCAGACAAGTTTTACGAATGAGTGGCTTGAGCTATGGCTTGACTGCACATGAACGAGCGTTGAAGTGCTGCACGCTCAGTGGAAGCCGCAGCCACAGCCGGAGCCGCCACGGCCTCATAGCCAAGTCTTCCCAATGGTCTTCCAAAACACAATTTACACGTCTGCCCGCTATCTCCATGCTCAGACCAGTCTACCAGTCCTGATCAGTCATATAGTCCAAGTGTCCAGCTTAGTGGATATTTTAAAGATCTTGAACAACGTTGGTCCTTTGAAAACATGTTCATTGTgaattaatataaaaacagcATGTGCTAGAGTTGCTCAACTTTGGGTATTTACCGGTCAATGGCGAAACATCGACTTGGTATGTTGGTCCGGAGAGACTGGGCAAgtcaatgaatgtttttcatgtTCCGGAAAGTAATTCGGGCTACGATATCGGCGACTACAAACAGAATCGTGTGGGGCATCGGAAGTAAAGGGTTGGCCATATATACCGCCAACTTGTTCATTGCATGCCCCGATTACATTCTAACACGTAACTCACAGCCCGTGTTCACTGCGTGTGCCACACGGAGCACTGTGCTATTGCGCTGATTACGTAGGGAGGCCTACCTGTTACGATCACCGTTTTCCCGTCGAGTACCACATCACTGGTGAAATACCGTCTGCTAGCAATTATCTGCCAATAATAAACCCCGTACAACGCTACCAAAATCGGCAGCACCCACTTGATGGTTGCGGACAGGCAAGCCATCGTAAACACCAGCTATTCGAGAggcttttactttttttatataatgttGAGTTACCAGAAATCCGGCGTGCAGCTTTTAGCACTCGAATAGCAACATGCAGTGTTCCATAGTGGTATACTCGTGCACAGTCTATATAACGTATTATTACGCAACCTAATGTTTGCATCTCGCGAACAGTCGAGTTTGCCGAGTTATAAATAGCGGTGCGGATTCGTTTGCCTGTACAGTCGATAGTTATCAAGGTCGCTGTGACCATTGAGGAACACCATGGCCGGGCAGCTAATATTATTCtcccccaaacgacattgcaatgatttggtaaaagagcaggccaatttcattatgATGTAATTTTGACGGAATGAgtcggtgtcgcatgcaattatgtcctctatgcaatactatccggaggacataatggcatatgcaataatgttcgccggacagttttgcattatgcagttgtgtccgccccgtgcaaaaccgtcattgaggtaaattaaacgcccttggtcgacagAACACATTCGCGATTCTCTTTTTACAAGCTTAGTGCAtatcatgaatgacatgggaaatgttcggtcgttgggtattcgctgcaatcataaaatacatgaatattcatgctgcatctgacaccggtttTGACGGAAAGGGGAAACACGTGTTGCAATGTCgtctgggaaaaaaacaattcgcGGCCGGGCCGGCCGGGCACCTCCATGGGAAGAAATCTATAGGAGTTCGAACGACCTATGTGGTCATAGATGCCTTGCTCTTTGCTGGGACTTAGAACTATCATCTCCAGGCGTAGACTGCTCGCTGATGACCTCTTTATAAAAGGAACGTTGT
Above is a genomic segment from Asterias rubens chromosome 5, eAstRub1.3, whole genome shotgun sequence containing:
- the LOC117290706 gene encoding retinol dehydrogenase 13-like; amino-acid sequence: MACLSATIKWVLPILVALYGVYYWQIIASRRYFTSDVVLDGKTVIVTGGNSGIGKTTALDLARRGARVILACRNLQKAEDVAKDIKSSTGNSEVVVRHLDLSSLQSVREFAQQIIETEDRLDILINNAGVAAMKAGAVTKENFDFVFGTNHFGHFLLTNLLLDLLKKSALKRVVTVSSMAQGFAPEPNMTREDPNVASFLYPHLKDYDISKLANVLFARELARREKASGLISTSNHPGAIYTPIWKTTMGNLSPIQGALYYVFSPLMWMVFIDETAGAQTTLHCALDESVAELSGKYFDNCAEYEPSPFAQDDEIAKELWTVSCEATGLKC